The sequence CGCGGGAGCCAAGCGCCTCCATATCCGAGCAGACGGCGATGACCTGCGAATTCACGGATCACATGACTACTTACCACCAGTCACATCTGTCACTGACCCCCGCCCGGACGGTCCGGAAGCCCCGCCGGGTCACGGCTCCAGGCCGACGAGGCGTGCGAGCAGGGTCATCGTGTGGTCGAAATAGGCGGCCCGTTCCTCGATCACGTTGTTGTACTGGCCGAACAATTCGAAGCTGACGGTCCCGTACAAAGCGGCCCACGCGGTGAACGCCCGCGCCATGACGTCGTCGGGGACGTCCATGGGGAGCATCGCGCGTGCGCGGGCCATGTCCTCGGCGCTGGCGGGCGGGGGCGGCGGGCAGGGCCCGGCGGGGTCGAGCGCGCCGGCCGCGTGCGCCTCGGAGACGATCCGGGACATCACGACGGTGTCGCGCATGGCGGCGGGGACGGTGTCCTCCGGGGCCTTGTAGCCGGGCACCGGCGACCCGTAGAGCAGCGCGTACTCGTGCGGGTGCGCGAGGGCCCACTCCCGGACGGCCCTGCACACGGCGAGCCAGCGTCCGCCGTGGCGTTCCGCTCCGGCCTTCGCGTCCGCGCGCTCGACGGCCTCGCCGACCGCGTTGTATCCGTCGATGATCAGCGCGGTCAGCAGGTCGTCGCGGCTCGGGAAGTACCGGTAGATCGCCGACGACACCATGCCCATCTCGCGGGCGACCGCGCGCAGCGACAGCCCCGCGGCGCCCTCGGTGGCGAGCTGCCGCCTCGCGATCTCGGTGATCTCCCGGACCAGCTCCGCCCGGACCCGCTCGCGCGCCGTCTGCCCCGCGCCCATGCCCACCTCCTCGGGGACGGTCTCCGGCCGCCCCCTCGCTCTGCCCGTCTCCCCGGAGGCTAGCAGAGCGCCGCGCTCATCCAAGAGCGGCGAGCTATCGCGAGAGCACTGCTCTTGACAACATCGCTCTCTATGGAGAGCATTGCTCTCGTAACGGAGCACTGCATCGCAAGGAGAGCATGATGGGCAAGCACGTGATCGTCGGAGCCGGGCAGGTCGGGACGCACCTCGCCGAACTGCTGACCGGGCGGGGGCTCGACGTGGCCGTCGTGACGCGGTCCGGGTCGGGCCCGGACGGGGTCGAGCGGATCGCGGCGGACGTCGCCGACCGGGAGCGCCTCACCCGGATCGCCAAGGGGGCCGACGCGCTCTACAACTGCGTCAACCCGCAGTACCACCGGTGGGCGCAGGACTGGCCGCCGATGGCCGCGTCCTTCCTCGGGGCCGCCGAGGACACCGGGGCCGTCCTCGTGACGCTGAGCTGCCTGTACGGGTACGGGCCGGTGGACGGGCCGATGACCGAGGACCTGCCCCTCGCCGCGACCGGCACCAAGGGACGGGTGCGGGCGAAGATGTGGAAGGACGCCCTCGCCGCGCACGAGGCGGGCCGCGCCAGGGTCACCGAGCTGCGCGGATCCGACTACTACGGGCCGCGCAGCACCGACCAGGCGTACATCGGCGAGTCGCGGTTCGTGAAGCCGCTGCTGGCGGGCCGGCGCGTCCCGTACTTCAGCGACCCGTCCGTCCCGCACGCGTGGACGTACCTGCCGGACGTCGCGGAGGCCCTCGCCATCGCCGGGACGGACGAGCGCGCCTGGGGACGGCCCTGGCACGTCCCCACCGGCCCGGCGGTGTCCACGGTCG is a genomic window of Actinomadura citrea containing:
- a CDS encoding TetR/AcrR family transcriptional regulator; the protein is MGAGQTARERVRAELVREITEIARRQLATEGAAGLSLRAVAREMGMVSSAIYRYFPSRDDLLTALIIDGYNAVGEAVERADAKAGAERHGGRWLAVCRAVREWALAHPHEYALLYGSPVPGYKAPEDTVPAAMRDTVVMSRIVSEAHAAGALDPAGPCPPPPPASAEDMARARAMLPMDVPDDVMARAFTAWAALYGTVSFELFGQYNNVIEERAAYFDHTMTLLARLVGLEP
- a CDS encoding NAD-dependent epimerase/dehydratase family protein, producing MGKHVIVGAGQVGTHLAELLTGRGLDVAVVTRSGSGPDGVERIAADVADRERLTRIAKGADALYNCVNPQYHRWAQDWPPMAASFLGAAEDTGAVLVTLSCLYGYGPVDGPMTEDLPLAATGTKGRVRAKMWKDALAAHEAGRARVTELRGSDYYGPRSTDQAYIGESRFVKPLLAGRRVPYFSDPSVPHAWTYLPDVAEALAIAGTDERAWGRPWHVPTGPAVSTVEVGERLCEIAGAPAPRIREVPRAVFHAAGYLSPMLRELRETRYQFDKPYILDSSAFESTFGMAPTPLDDALKTVVSASRMAEGAGN